The Pan paniscus chromosome 3, NHGRI_mPanPan1-v2.0_pri, whole genome shotgun sequence genome includes a window with the following:
- the NPY1R gene encoding neuropeptide Y receptor type 1 yields MNSTLFSQVENHSVHSNFSEKNAQLLAFENDDCHLPLAMIFTLALAYGAVIILGVSGNLALIIIILKQKEMRNVTNILIVNLSFSDLLVAIMCLPFTFVYTLMDHWVFGEAMCKLNPFVQCVSITVSIFSLVLIAVERHQLIINPRGWRPNNRHAYVGIAVIWVLAVASSLPFLIYQVMTDEPFQNVTLDAYKDKYVCFDQFPSDSHRLSYTTLLLVLQYFGPLCFIFICYFKIYIRLKRRNNMMDKMRDNKYRSSETKRINIMLLSIVVAFAVCWLPLTIFNTVFDWNHQIIATCNHNLLFLLCHLTAMISTCVNPIFYGFLNKNFQRDLQFFFNFCDFRSRDDDYETIAMSTMHTDVSKTSLKQASPVAFKKINNDDNEKI; encoded by the exons ATGAATTCAACATTATTTTCCCAGGTTGAAAATCATTCAGTCCACTCTAATTTCTCAGAGAAGAATGCCCAGCTTCTGGCTTTTGAAAATGATGATTGTCATCTGCCCTTGGCCATGATATTTACCTTAGCTCTTGCTTATGGAGCTGTGATCATTCTTGGTGTCTCTGGAAACCTGGCCTTGATCATAATCATCTTGAAACAAAAGGAGATGAGAAATGTTACCAACATCCTGATTGTGAACCTTTCCTTCTCAGACTTGCTTGTTGCCATCATGTGTCTCCCCTTTACATTTGTCTACACATTAATGGACCACTGGGTCTTTGGTGAGGCGATGTGTAAGTTGAATCCTTTTGTGCAATGTGTTTCAATCACTGTGTCCATTTTCTCTCTGGTTCTCATTGCTGTGGAACGACATCAGCTGATAATCAACCCTCGAGGGTGGAGACCAAATAATAGACATGCTTATGTAGGTATTGCTGTGATTTGGGTCCTTGCTGTGGCTTCTTCTTTGCCTTTCCTGATCTACCAAGTAATGACTGATGAGCCATTCCAAAATGTAACACTTGATGCGTACAAAGACAAATACGTGTGCTTTGATCAATTTCCATCGGACTCTCATAGGTTGTCTTATACCACTCTCCTCTTGGTGCTGCAGTATTTTGGTccactttgttttatatttatttgctacTTCAAG ATATATATACGCCTAAAAAGGAGAAACAACATGATGGACAAGATGAGAGACAATAAGTACAGGTCCAGTGAAAccaaaagaatcaatatcatgctGCTCTCCATTGTGGTAGCGTTTGCAGTCTGCTGGCTCCCTCTTACCATCTTTAACACTGTGTTTGATTGGAATCATCAGATCATTGCTACCTGCAACCACAATCTGTTATTCCTGCTCTGCCACCTCACAGCAATGATATCCACTTGTGTCAACCCCATATTTTATGGGTTCCTGAACAAAAACTTCCAGAGAGACTTGCAGTTCTTCTTCAACTTTTGTGATTTCCGGTCTCGGGATGATGATTATGAAACAATAGCCATGTCCACCATGCACACAGATGTTTCCAAAACTTCTTTGAAGCAAGCAAGCCCAGtcgcatttaaaaaaatcaacaatgatGATAATGAAAAAATCTGA